The proteins below are encoded in one region of Podarcis raffonei isolate rPodRaf1 chromosome 8, rPodRaf1.pri, whole genome shotgun sequence:
- the PNRC2 gene encoding proline-rich nuclear receptor coactivator 2 gives MGGGERFNIPSTQPRNTSKNHQQLNNRKKSKDQNSQIKKIHKKERGHGCSPSSVAWQAMQNGGKNTMHFPTNQTWSPALSHSLFMPQTNENYAGAKFSEPPSPSVLPKPPSHWVTVSLDPADKEIMTFQLKTLLKVQA, from the coding sequence atggggggtggagaaaggTTCAACATTCCATCTACCCAGCCCAGAAATACTTCGAAGAACCACCAACAACTGAACAACAGGAAAAAAAGCAAAGATCAGAATTCGCAGATAAAGAAAATCCACAAAAAAGAGAGGGGACATGGATGCAGCCCATCATCTGTAGCATGGCAGGCCATGCAAAATGGGGGGAAGAATACAATGCACTTCCCAACTAACCAGACTTGGAGTCCAGCTTTATCCCATTCCCTCTTCATGCCTCAAACCAATGAAAATTATGCTGGAGCAAAATTCAGTGAGCCACCATCGCCCAGTGTTCTTCCCAAACCACCGAGCCACTGGGTAACTGTTTCACTTGACCCTGCTGATAAAGAAATCATGACTTTTCAACTTAAGACCTTGCTTAAAGTCCAGGCTTGA